A window from Glandiceps talaboti chromosome 15, keGlaTala1.1, whole genome shotgun sequence encodes these proteins:
- the LOC144446388 gene encoding receptor expression-enhancing protein 1-like isoform X2 gives MVSYIISRLVILVFGTLYPAYASYKAVKTRNVKEYVKWMMYWIVFALFTCIETVADIFASLIPFYYEAKICFILWLLSPWTKGSSYLYRKFIHPTLSKKEREIDDYIATASDKGYETLKRVSKNGLTIAANAVMTSAIMGQSTILDQIRQYGTMSPEKGGLRSITEKEETEHQTEKVKTQLSATETDNILDNRLVDEQDEVDLQPSPPPPPPPRQLEEPQPQPTRRRRRRDLNKEVGTEDSNRHTEDELTKMTSKSTTTHHSTRSTRHSTRSSNY, from the exons TTTAGTGTTTGGAACCCTGTACCCTGCGTATGCCTCATATAAAGCTGTTAAAACAAGAAATGTAAAAGaatat GTGAAGTGGATGATGTATTGGATTGTCTTTgcgttatttacatgtatagagACAGTGGCAGACATCTTTGCCTCACT AATTCCATTTTATTATGAAGCCAAGATTTGTTTTATTCTCTGGTTATTGTCTCCATGGACGAAGGGTTCCAGTTATTTGTACAGAAAATTTATCCATCCAACATTAAGTAAAAAAGAAAGG GAAATTGATGACTACATTGCTACAGCCAGTGACAAAGGATATGAAACACTCAAGAGAGTCAGTAAAAATGGTCTGACAATTGCTGCCAATGCCGTCATGACATCAGCTATCATG GGCCAGTCAACAATACTTGACCAAATACGTCAATATGGGACCATGTCACCAGAGAAAGGTGGACTAAGGTCAATAACTGAAAAAGAAGAAACAGAACACCAGACAGAGAAAGTCAAAACACAACTATCAG CCACAGAGACAGACAATATCTTAGACAACAGACTTGTAGATGAACAAGATGAAGTAGATCTacaaccatcaccaccaccaccaccaccaccacggcAACTAGAagaaccacaaccacaaccaacAAGACGGAGAAGGAGGAGAGACCTAAACAAGGAGGTTGGAACAGAAGATTCCAACAGACATACTGAAGACGAATTAACTAAG ATGACTTCAAAAAGCACCACCACCCACCATTCCACAAGATCTACCAGACACTCCACGAGAAGCAGTAACTACTGA
- the LOC144446388 gene encoding receptor expression-enhancing protein 1-like isoform X1, whose product MVSYIISRLVILVFGTLYPAYASYKAVKTRNVKEYVKWMMYWIVFALFTCIETVADIFASLIPFYYEAKICFILWLLSPWTKGSSYLYRKFIHPTLSKKEREIDDYIATASDKGYETLKRVSKNGLTIAANAVMTSAIMGQSTILDQIRQYGTMSPEKGGLRSITEKEETEHQTEKVKTQLSATETDNILDNRLVDEQDEVDLQPSPPPPPPPRQLEEPQPQPTRRRRRRDLNKEVGTEDSNRHTEDELTKVNVKRYSYGFYATQGSVKQHVKKHQEMTSKSTTTHHSTRSTRHSTRSSNY is encoded by the exons TTTAGTGTTTGGAACCCTGTACCCTGCGTATGCCTCATATAAAGCTGTTAAAACAAGAAATGTAAAAGaatat GTGAAGTGGATGATGTATTGGATTGTCTTTgcgttatttacatgtatagagACAGTGGCAGACATCTTTGCCTCACT AATTCCATTTTATTATGAAGCCAAGATTTGTTTTATTCTCTGGTTATTGTCTCCATGGACGAAGGGTTCCAGTTATTTGTACAGAAAATTTATCCATCCAACATTAAGTAAAAAAGAAAGG GAAATTGATGACTACATTGCTACAGCCAGTGACAAAGGATATGAAACACTCAAGAGAGTCAGTAAAAATGGTCTGACAATTGCTGCCAATGCCGTCATGACATCAGCTATCATG GGCCAGTCAACAATACTTGACCAAATACGTCAATATGGGACCATGTCACCAGAGAAAGGTGGACTAAGGTCAATAACTGAAAAAGAAGAAACAGAACACCAGACAGAGAAAGTCAAAACACAACTATCAG CCACAGAGACAGACAATATCTTAGACAACAGACTTGTAGATGAACAAGATGAAGTAGATCTacaaccatcaccaccaccaccaccaccaccacggcAACTAGAagaaccacaaccacaaccaacAAGACGGAGAAGGAGGAGAGACCTAAACAAGGAGGTTGGAACAGAAGATTCCAACAGACATACTGAAGACGAATTAACTAAGGTAAACGTGAAGCGGTACAGCTATGGCTTTTATGCCACACAGGGAAGTGTCAAACAACATGTCAAAAAACACCAGGAG ATGACTTCAAAAAGCACCACCACCCACCATTCCACAAGATCTACCAGACACTCCACGAGAAGCAGTAACTACTGA